Proteins found in one Cobetia sp. L2A1 genomic segment:
- a CDS encoding GntR family transcriptional regulator, which yields MPHERSVRGISGSDSRLPLYQRLRDEFLLQIAEGRWVPGIPIPTEAEMTREYSVAIGTVRKAIDTLVQDGILDRQQGRGTFVRRPEFTRSLSRFFRQVDQQGNVRIPESDILSLESEPASQHVRQTLALGEGTRVIHLERVRRMEGKPLSHERIWLPQTRFATLLDTPKDALGDLLYPTYETLCGQLIAHAQETLSVGTADALTSALLGIAVETPVVVIDRLATGFDGTPLELRRSYGIASDFRYQIDIA from the coding sequence ATGCCGCACGAACGGTCAGTTCGAGGAATCAGTGGTTCGGACAGCCGTCTGCCGCTTTATCAACGACTTCGCGATGAATTCCTGTTGCAGATCGCCGAAGGACGCTGGGTGCCGGGCATACCGATTCCCACCGAAGCCGAGATGACCCGCGAGTATTCGGTGGCGATCGGGACAGTACGCAAGGCCATCGACACCCTGGTGCAGGACGGTATTCTCGATCGACAGCAAGGGCGTGGCACTTTCGTGCGTCGCCCAGAGTTCACGCGTTCGTTATCGCGCTTCTTCCGTCAGGTGGATCAACAGGGCAACGTGCGTATTCCTGAAAGCGACATCCTCTCGCTGGAAAGTGAGCCTGCCAGCCAGCACGTCAGACAGACACTGGCGCTCGGGGAAGGTACACGGGTGATTCATCTGGAACGTGTGCGCCGCATGGAGGGCAAGCCACTGTCACATGAGCGTATCTGGCTACCCCAGACGCGCTTCGCCACCCTGCTCGACACACCGAAGGATGCCTTGGGAGACCTGCTCTACCCCACCTATGAAACCCTGTGCGGCCAACTGATCGCCCACGCGCAGGAGACGCTGTCGGTCGGTACTGCCGATGCTTTGACATCCGCCCTGCTTGGCATCGCGGTCGAGACCCCCGTCGTGGTGATCGATCGCCTCGCGACCGGCTTTGATGGCACACCGCTGGAACTGCGCCGCTCCTATGGCATCGCCAGCGACTTCCGCTATCAGATCGACATAGCATGA
- a CDS encoding SDR family NAD(P)-dependent oxidoreductase, with product MFTDLQQKKVLITGSTKGIGLAAAVAFARQGALVGINSRQKDEAAQDAIAQMEATGARFEYFARDLSTSEGCAALIEDFTKAFGGMDVLVNNAGGLGIRAGLESLDDAAFDLVMDLNLRSAIMTTKYAMPHLKASAAASGTTASVISTGSIAGREGGGLGASLYGGTKAMLHNLHRNWVKEFTKDNVRFNIVSPGTIDTVFHADKSEELRAKIAGSIPMGRFGTSEECAPTFLFLASHATSGYITGQVIDINGGQMCP from the coding sequence ATGTTCACCGATCTCCAGCAGAAAAAAGTACTGATCACCGGTTCTACCAAGGGTATCGGCCTTGCTGCTGCCGTTGCCTTCGCTCGTCAGGGTGCCTTGGTGGGCATCAATAGCCGTCAGAAGGATGAGGCTGCACAGGATGCCATCGCTCAGATGGAAGCCACCGGTGCACGCTTTGAATACTTCGCACGCGACCTCTCTACCAGCGAAGGCTGTGCCGCACTCATTGAAGATTTCACCAAGGCATTCGGTGGCATGGATGTGCTGGTCAACAACGCCGGCGGCCTGGGCATTCGTGCCGGCCTTGAGAGCCTCGACGATGCAGCCTTTGATCTGGTGATGGACCTCAACCTGCGTTCTGCGATCATGACGACCAAGTACGCGATGCCGCATCTGAAGGCATCTGCCGCAGCATCCGGCACCACCGCCAGCGTCATCAGCACCGGTTCCATCGCGGGTCGTGAAGGTGGCGGCCTGGGTGCCTCTCTTTATGGCGGCACCAAGGCCATGTTGCACAACCTGCATCGCAACTGGGTGAAGGAGTTCACCAAGGACAATGTGCGCTTCAACATCGTCTCCCCGGGCACCATCGACACCGTCTTCCATGCCGACAAGAGCGAAGAACTGCGGGCGAAGATTGCTGGCAGCATCCCGATGGGCCGCTTCGGTACCTCGGAAGAATGCGCTCCCACCTTCCTGTTCCTCGCATCGCATGCCACCAGTGGCTACATCACTGGTCAGGTGATCGATATCAATGGCGGCCAGATGTGTCCGTAA
- a CDS encoding SLC13 family permease, producing MSSLIVILAIVVSIVLGYRFRLNIGLFAIAFSYLIGCFWLGMSPNEVIGLWPLKIFFIIFSVCLFYSFAIVNGTLEKLAEHLLYRCRNVPALLPFAIFFSSVIISALGAGYYTVLAFMAPITLVLCDKTRLSLIVGAMAVNYGALAGANFVSSQSGIIFQGLMTGAGISSGDAFHYSFGIFLATMIVPIIVLGGLVLFSLRGHQQDTRLADVAPPSAMNREQRLTLRLTLLLMVTVLAPPITAMILPDSSLVAYVNDRINIGLIASVFSVIALLMKLGDERKAIASLPWGTIIMICGVGMLISIAIKVGTIDLLSSWVSGNIPVYAVPIVFGVIAAIMSLFASTLGVVTPALFPVVPALALQLGIDPMILFVAIVVGAQSTAISPFSSGGSLILGSCPSEERRNELLPKLLFKAAPLGFAAALIFNFLFAFVY from the coding sequence ATGTCGAGTCTCATTGTCATACTGGCCATCGTGGTATCGATCGTTCTGGGCTATCGGTTTCGCCTGAACATCGGTCTATTCGCGATCGCCTTCTCCTATCTGATCGGATGCTTCTGGCTGGGCATGTCGCCCAATGAAGTGATCGGTCTCTGGCCGCTGAAGATCTTCTTCATCATCTTCTCGGTCTGTCTGTTCTACAGTTTCGCGATCGTGAATGGCACGCTCGAGAAGCTCGCCGAACATCTGCTGTATCGCTGTCGCAATGTGCCGGCGTTGCTGCCGTTTGCCATCTTCTTCTCGTCGGTGATCATCTCGGCACTGGGCGCGGGGTATTACACCGTGCTGGCCTTCATGGCCCCCATCACGCTAGTGCTGTGTGACAAGACGCGTCTGTCGTTGATCGTCGGGGCCATGGCGGTGAACTACGGTGCATTGGCCGGCGCCAACTTTGTCTCCAGCCAGAGCGGCATCATCTTCCAGGGCTTGATGACGGGCGCGGGTATCTCGTCTGGCGATGCCTTCCACTACAGCTTCGGCATCTTCCTGGCCACCATGATCGTGCCGATCATCGTGCTCGGTGGACTGGTCCTGTTCTCGCTCAGAGGCCATCAGCAAGATACCCGACTGGCGGATGTCGCACCGCCCAGCGCGATGAATCGTGAACAGCGCCTGACCCTGCGCCTGACCCTGCTGCTGATGGTGACCGTGCTGGCACCGCCCATCACGGCGATGATCCTGCCGGACAGCTCGCTGGTGGCATATGTGAATGACCGTATCAACATCGGCCTGATCGCCAGCGTGTTCTCCGTGATCGCGCTGCTGATGAAGCTTGGCGATGAGCGCAAGGCGATTGCCTCGCTGCCGTGGGGCACCATCATCATGATCTGTGGTGTCGGCATGCTGATCTCGATTGCCATCAAGGTGGGCACCATCGATCTGCTGTCGTCCTGGGTCAGCGGCAACATTCCGGTCTATGCGGTGCCGATCGTGTTCGGGGTGATCGCGGCGATCATGTCGCTGTTCGCCAGCACGCTGGGCGTGGTGACTCCGGCGCTGTTCCCGGTGGTGCCTGCGCTGGCGCTTCAGCTGGGGATCGATCCGATGATTCTGTTCGTCGCCATCGTGGTGGGCGCACAGTCCACGGCCATCTCGCCATTCTCCTCCGGGGGCAGCCTGATTCTGGGCTCGTGCCCCAGTGAAGAGCGCCGCAATGAGCTGTTGCCCAAGTTACTGTTCAAGGCCGCTCCGCTGGGCTTCGCAGCCGCGCTGATCTTCAACTTCCTGTTTGCCTTCGTGTATTGA
- a CDS encoding LysR substrate-binding domain-containing protein, translated as MSARDALPPLQCLRAFEAAARHGSFTQAGRELNLTQSAISRQIKRLEEDLGRPLFERDPEGLRPTPAGEDYYRVIRRVLRELADETSRQRRRGNERQLTLATSPTIASTWLARKLTDFRDLHPDIELRILTMEDPHRLDLAEFDLGIYYHLSHEIDPPGVAAEPIFSDEDVIAVCSPAYLARFGEVHDATDLLDNHTLLVVEDYFKDWLTWQHWYGTLGLDWHTPAHSLRANSYQLLMHAAFAGQGVVLCWSKLLSEDIAEGRLLKALPHAMPSPGTFSLLTPQHRHLSQAAQRFRQWLLEPPDA; from the coding sequence ATGTCGGCCCGTGATGCCCTCCCTCCTCTGCAATGCCTGCGCGCCTTCGAGGCCGCCGCCCGCCATGGCAGCTTCACTCAGGCCGGACGCGAGCTCAATCTGACCCAGAGCGCCATCAGCCGCCAGATCAAACGTCTGGAGGAAGATCTCGGCCGCCCGTTGTTCGAGCGTGACCCGGAAGGCCTGCGCCCGACGCCGGCCGGTGAGGACTACTACCGCGTCATCCGTCGCGTACTGCGCGAACTGGCCGATGAAACCTCGCGCCAACGTCGCCGAGGCAATGAGCGTCAGCTCACCCTGGCCACCAGTCCGACCATCGCCTCGACCTGGCTTGCCCGCAAGCTGACGGACTTTCGCGATCTGCATCCCGATATCGAACTGCGCATCCTGACCATGGAAGACCCGCATCGGCTGGATCTCGCCGAATTCGATCTGGGCATCTATTACCATCTCTCCCATGAGATCGATCCGCCTGGCGTTGCGGCGGAACCCATCTTCAGCGATGAAGACGTGATCGCCGTCTGCAGCCCTGCCTATCTGGCACGCTTTGGCGAAGTTCACGATGCCACTGACCTGCTCGACAACCACACTCTGCTGGTGGTGGAAGACTACTTCAAGGACTGGCTGACCTGGCAGCACTGGTACGGCACGCTGGGACTCGACTGGCACACGCCAGCCCATAGCTTGCGCGCCAACAGCTATCAACTGCTGATGCATGCTGCCTTCGCGGGCCAGGGCGTGGTGCTGTGCTGGTCGAAACTGCTGAGCGAAGATATCGCCGAGGGCAGACTCCTCAAGGCCCTGCCACATGCCATGCCCAGCCCCGGCACCTTCTCCCTGCTCACCCCGCAACACCGCCACCTGAGCCAGGCAGCCCAACGCTTCCGGCAATGGTTGCTGGAGCCGCCTGACGCCTGA
- a CDS encoding Bug family tripartite tricarboxylate transporter substrate binding protein: MRKLSHVLCASVLTLSASVAMAADYPYKPITLIVPWSAGGGTDSVGRQLAAGLQQELGQPVNVVNKTGGSGVVGHMTMKMARPDGYTLGLGTAEIATYQHIGTAQLSYKDFTPIALLNLDYAAFTVKADSKWETLDDALKDLKANPSDYTVSGSAPGAAYHLSFAGFLDQQGIDPNDVTLVPSEGAAPGLQELAAGGVDIVFSSMPESESMRASGRVKTLAVLANDRLDSFPDVPSAKELTGSEWNQGSWRGLVGPKGMPEEVTERLAEATEKVWNSEQFQTFMSSRGYGTVWEDAEGFEAFMKDQDEKNAVTIKKLGLAN, translated from the coding sequence ATGCGTAAGTTGTCACACGTCCTCTGTGCTTCAGTTCTCACCCTATCTGCTTCCGTCGCCATGGCGGCGGATTATCCCTACAAGCCGATTACCCTTATCGTGCCGTGGTCTGCCGGCGGTGGTACCGATTCGGTGGGTCGTCAGCTGGCGGCTGGGCTGCAACAAGAGTTGGGTCAGCCGGTCAATGTCGTCAACAAGACCGGCGGGTCCGGTGTTGTCGGTCATATGACCATGAAGATGGCACGCCCTGACGGTTATACCCTTGGGCTGGGCACGGCAGAAATTGCCACTTATCAGCACATTGGTACCGCTCAGCTTTCCTACAAGGATTTCACTCCGATTGCACTGCTCAATCTGGATTATGCGGCGTTCACCGTGAAGGCTGATTCCAAATGGGAGACGCTGGATGACGCACTGAAGGATCTCAAGGCTAATCCCAGCGATTACACCGTGTCTGGCTCTGCGCCGGGGGCTGCCTACCATCTATCCTTTGCGGGCTTCCTTGATCAGCAGGGCATTGATCCGAATGACGTGACATTGGTGCCGAGTGAAGGTGCTGCGCCGGGTCTGCAGGAGCTGGCCGCCGGTGGGGTCGACATCGTGTTCTCCTCCATGCCGGAATCCGAATCCATGCGTGCCTCAGGTCGCGTCAAGACACTGGCAGTGCTGGCCAATGATCGCCTGGACTCCTTCCCGGATGTCCCGTCTGCCAAGGAGCTGACGGGCTCTGAGTGGAATCAAGGCTCCTGGCGTGGGCTGGTCGGGCCGAAAGGGATGCCGGAAGAAGTGACGGAGCGCCTGGCGGAAGCGACAGAAAAAGTCTGGAACTCCGAGCAATTCCAGACCTTCATGTCCAGCCGTGGCTACGGTACCGTCTGGGAAGATGCGGAAGGCTTTGAAGCCTTCATGAAGGATCAGGATGAAAAGAATGCAGTCACCATCAAGAAGCTGGGCCTGGCCAATTGA
- a CDS encoding tripartite tricarboxylate transporter permease codes for MSDLLQAASMVFTWEVCLIILAASLFGLFMGAIPGLTATMATALLVPVTFFMDPLPAIAAIVSATAMAIVAGDIPGALLRIPGTPASAVYTEEAFAMGKQGKVGLALGLNVTCSMIGGVIGVLILAFCAPMIAEFAIQFTSDEYFWLALLGLSCAILVSGNDPLKGGISMLAGLVIAMVGMDSVSGQMRFTFGNYDLLAGISILPVLIGLFAISELIRRMPETRNRAPLSPPIIKNPFEGVGSALWRYKGGVLRGGALGTVIGALPGAGADIASWISYAVSRKLSKTPEKFGTGHPEGLVSASAANNASLSGAYIPALVFGIPGDTVTAIIIGVLMTKGITPGPDVFVTQGPLVNAIFMVFILANLLLLPLGFMAIRGARHILSIPTGILFPLILMFCIVGAFAANNAMFDIWIMLGIGVMGFFMAENDFPVGPMILAVILGPIVESNFMRSILKSNGDLTAFVDRPIAMVLAIAATLVWTMIIVNGVRASRKVSTAAP; via the coding sequence ATGAGTGATCTACTACAGGCCGCCTCGATGGTCTTCACCTGGGAGGTGTGCCTCATCATTCTGGCCGCCTCACTGTTCGGGCTGTTCATGGGCGCCATCCCGGGATTGACGGCGACCATGGCGACTGCGCTGCTGGTGCCGGTGACCTTCTTCATGGATCCGTTACCGGCGATTGCCGCTATCGTGTCCGCGACCGCCATGGCCATCGTGGCGGGTGACATCCCTGGTGCTTTATTGCGTATACCCGGGACACCCGCCTCGGCGGTGTATACCGAAGAAGCCTTTGCGATGGGCAAGCAAGGCAAGGTCGGCCTGGCGCTGGGCCTCAATGTGACGTGCTCGATGATTGGTGGCGTCATTGGTGTACTGATTCTGGCCTTCTGTGCACCGATGATTGCCGAGTTCGCGATCCAGTTCACCAGTGATGAGTACTTCTGGTTAGCGCTGTTGGGGCTTTCATGCGCCATCCTGGTATCCGGCAATGATCCGCTCAAGGGCGGAATCTCGATGCTGGCGGGTCTTGTCATCGCCATGGTCGGCATGGACAGTGTGTCTGGTCAGATGCGCTTCACCTTTGGTAACTACGATCTACTGGCGGGTATTTCGATCTTGCCAGTGCTGATTGGCCTGTTTGCCATTTCCGAGCTGATCCGCCGTATGCCGGAAACGCGTAATCGGGCACCGTTATCGCCGCCGATCATCAAGAATCCTTTCGAAGGCGTGGGTAGCGCGCTATGGCGGTACAAGGGTGGCGTATTGCGTGGTGGTGCACTGGGCACCGTGATTGGCGCCTTGCCGGGTGCGGGCGCTGACATCGCTTCGTGGATCAGCTATGCCGTCAGTCGCAAGTTGTCCAAGACGCCGGAAAAATTCGGTACGGGGCATCCGGAAGGCTTGGTGTCTGCCAGTGCCGCCAATAACGCGTCTCTCTCGGGTGCCTATATTCCGGCACTGGTCTTCGGTATTCCGGGCGATACGGTCACGGCGATCATCATCGGCGTCTTGATGACCAAGGGCATCACACCGGGGCCGGACGTCTTCGTGACCCAGGGGCCGCTGGTGAATGCCATCTTCATGGTCTTCATCCTGGCCAATCTATTGTTGTTGCCGCTAGGCTTCATGGCCATCCGTGGCGCGCGTCATATCCTGTCGATCCCGACGGGGATCCTGTTCCCGCTGATTCTGATGTTCTGCATCGTTGGTGCCTTCGCGGCCAACAATGCCATGTTCGATATCTGGATCATGCTGGGTATCGGGGTGATGGGCTTCTTCATGGCCGAGAATGATTTCCCGGTAGGGCCGATGATCTTGGCCGTCATTCTGGGCCCGATCGTCGAGAGCAACTTCATGCGCTCGATTCTCAAGTCCAATGGCGACTTGACCGCCTTCGTTGATCGTCCGATCGCGATGGTGCTGGCGATTGCCGCTACCCTGGTCTGGACCATGATCATCGTCAACGGTGTACGTGCCAGTCGCAAGGTATCTACGGCGGCCCCGTGA
- a CDS encoding FadR/GntR family transcriptional regulator has translation MSEVAKHSLASVVYEKILAAIISGDYPVNKKLPTEARLCECYEVSRPVLRDALARLREDNLVVSRRGSGSFVVNRPDSAVLEFARISSIADIQRCFEFRTNVEASAAGLAALRRTAEQLDLIRDRYEAINQANLNHDRASEEDFEFHLAITEAASNHYYATVLRSLNQSIKEGMNLTRGLSLRASEERLRIVQDEHLAIIAAIADKDAVRAESAMRTHLEGARRRMFEGVQTS, from the coding sequence ATGAGTGAGGTAGCCAAGCATTCGCTGGCATCGGTAGTCTACGAGAAGATTCTCGCAGCTATCATCAGTGGCGATTACCCAGTCAACAAGAAGCTGCCTACCGAGGCACGTCTTTGCGAGTGCTATGAAGTATCACGTCCTGTGTTGCGAGATGCCCTTGCCCGTTTGCGCGAAGACAATCTCGTAGTGTCCAGGCGTGGGTCTGGCAGCTTTGTGGTCAATCGGCCGGATAGCGCGGTGCTTGAATTCGCGCGTATTTCCAGCATCGCCGATATTCAGCGCTGCTTTGAATTCCGTACCAATGTGGAAGCCAGTGCAGCAGGGCTTGCAGCACTCCGTCGGACGGCTGAGCAACTGGACCTGATTCGTGACCGCTATGAGGCCATCAATCAGGCCAACCTGAATCACGACCGTGCCTCTGAAGAAGATTTCGAGTTTCATCTCGCAATCACTGAAGCCGCCAGTAATCACTATTATGCGACGGTATTGCGTTCACTGAATCAGAGCATCAAGGAGGGCATGAATTTGACGCGTGGCTTGTCGCTGCGTGCCTCTGAAGAGCGTCTGCGTATCGTGCAGGATGAGCATCTCGCGATCATTGCTGCGATTGCCGACAAGGATGCAGTACGTGCGGAAAGTGCGATGCGCACGCACCTGGAAGGCGCTAGACGTCGGATGTTTGAAGGTGTGCAGACCAGTTGA
- a CDS encoding CopG family transcriptional regulator, which produces MEKKTARLTLMIDPHKKQAFEQLCASQDQTPSQVVRQLIRDYLQTHGVDYATQPERTTGK; this is translated from the coding sequence ATGGAAAAGAAGACCGCGCGCCTGACCCTCATGATTGACCCTCACAAGAAGCAAGCTTTCGAGCAACTGTGTGCCTCACAGGATCAGACGCCGTCACAGGTCGTTCGCCAGTTGATTCGGGATTATCTCCAGACACATGGTGTCGACTATGCGACTCAACCTGAACGCACCACTGGCAAGTGA
- a CDS encoding tripartite tricarboxylate transporter TctB family protein, producing the protein MRTNDKVTGVVTAAFGAAVIYASLDLKNLPRQEYGAGTFPTVIGGLLVLFGAILLLRGLGNREKWLQWQHPIPLMHFILTLVAICASVVAYVYLTPVVGFPIVSFVLLSLLLYTFHHRRWLPSMGMALTATAIIWGVFGQLLHVPLDLGLLEKVIY; encoded by the coding sequence ATGCGTACCAATGACAAGGTGACGGGTGTGGTGACGGCAGCCTTCGGGGCTGCCGTCATATATGCCTCGCTCGACCTCAAGAATCTCCCCCGCCAGGAGTATGGCGCTGGCACTTTTCCGACGGTCATCGGTGGATTGCTGGTGCTGTTTGGCGCCATCCTGCTATTGCGCGGTCTCGGCAATCGCGAGAAGTGGCTTCAATGGCAGCATCCTATTCCGTTGATGCACTTCATTCTGACGTTGGTTGCCATTTGTGCCTCTGTGGTGGCCTACGTCTACCTGACGCCGGTGGTGGGATTCCCCATCGTGTCCTTTGTTCTGCTCTCTCTGCTGCTTTATACCTTCCATCATCGGCGCTGGTTGCCATCGATGGGCATGGCTCTGACAGCGACCGCCATTATCTGGGGCGTATTTGGTCAGCTACTACATGTGCCGCTTGATCTGGGGCTGCTGGAAAAGGTGATCTACTGA
- a CDS encoding amidohydrolase family protein, with product MTTELPALCNGVDTHAHVFLHDLPMTEGRRYSPEYDATCAAYLAHLDASGLSHGLLVQPSFLGTDNHFLLSALEAHPERLRGVVVVDSNITTAELDRLAAAGVVGVRLNLVGKTPADYLGEAWLALYRQLAKRGWHLEIQRSVEDLADVLPTLIDTGVTLVIDHFGLPKEGVLDRDLPQHQRFLALLAEAPIWVKVSAPYRSGSTPEQAAASLAVLRRAMGDDTRLLWGSDWPHTRFEDVTDHRHQYQQMCALLKDESLIEQVMMHNPSRLLQL from the coding sequence ATGACGACAGAACTCCCGGCCTTGTGTAATGGCGTTGATACCCACGCCCACGTCTTTCTCCATGACCTTCCCATGACGGAAGGTCGTCGTTACAGCCCAGAGTATGATGCCACCTGCGCGGCTTATCTAGCACACCTGGATGCCAGCGGGCTTTCCCATGGGCTGCTGGTCCAGCCGAGTTTTCTGGGGACCGACAATCATTTCCTGCTGTCAGCCCTTGAAGCACACCCTGAGCGCCTGCGGGGCGTGGTGGTGGTGGACAGCAACATCACGACGGCCGAACTGGATCGCCTGGCGGCGGCCGGTGTGGTCGGGGTGCGTCTCAATCTGGTCGGCAAGACGCCAGCCGATTACCTGGGAGAGGCGTGGCTGGCGCTCTATCGTCAGCTGGCGAAGCGCGGCTGGCATCTGGAAATCCAGCGCAGTGTCGAAGACCTGGCGGACGTTCTGCCGACGCTGATCGACACGGGCGTGACGTTGGTGATCGATCATTTCGGCTTGCCGAAGGAGGGTGTGCTGGATCGCGACCTGCCACAGCACCAGCGCTTCCTGGCGCTGCTGGCGGAAGCGCCGATCTGGGTCAAGGTCTCTGCGCCTTATCGTTCAGGCTCGACGCCCGAGCAGGCGGCAGCCTCGCTTGCCGTGTTGCGTCGGGCGATGGGAGATGACACGCGGCTGCTGTGGGGGAGTGACTGGCCGCACACCCGCTTTGAAGATGTCACGGATCATCGCCATCAGTATCAACAGATGTGCGCCCTGCTCAAGGATGAGTCGCTGATAGAGCAGGTCATGATGCATAACCCGAGCCGTCTGCTGCAGCTGTAA
- the dauA gene encoding C4-dicarboxylic acid transporter DauA has protein sequence MARSRFSLNVPAIATGLRAAWREGYSLADLRHDVMAGLTIGTVAVPLSMALAIAAGVAPQHGLYTAIIAGAIIAITGGSRFNVSGPTAAFVVILFPIVQQYGLGGLLIATMMAGVILVILGITRMGQLIQFVPYPVVLGFTAGIAVVISVLQIPDFLGLNVGQLSEHFVENLGQIITALPGVNPYELGIGAFSLAVMLLWPRLNIPIPAPLIGLVVGAIAAYGANQWLGGPNSDTVVQTIASRFTWEADGEVGNGIPPIAPTIMAPWLLPGANGQPLELSFDLIRALLGPAFAIAILGAIESLLCSVVSDGLTKTKHDPNAELIGQGLGNIVAPIFGGITATAAIARTATNIRSGARSPIAAVVHAGVVLLAVIALAGLLGLVPMASLAALLFIVAWNMSEARHFLKTLRSAPAGDVAILVTCFGLTVLFNMVLAVAVGMGLAAALFIRRMILLTQTERIDRDNHPALHTLPNNVAVYAINGPLFFGVAEKALLSLHVVDPKVTIVIIDMQDVPSMDGTAIVAIQSLIDNMGSKNIALILVGLAPRMIVKLRRAGIHKRLESLTYCRDLEAATAVAIRWQR, from the coding sequence ATGGCACGTAGCCGTTTTTCCCTGAACGTTCCCGCCATTGCCACAGGGCTGCGTGCAGCCTGGCGAGAGGGCTACAGCCTTGCAGACCTGCGACACGATGTCATGGCAGGACTCACCATTGGGACGGTGGCTGTACCGCTTTCAATGGCGCTGGCCATTGCGGCGGGCGTCGCACCACAGCATGGCCTCTACACAGCCATCATTGCCGGTGCCATCATCGCGATCACTGGCGGATCACGCTTCAATGTTTCCGGGCCAACCGCAGCCTTCGTGGTCATTCTGTTTCCCATCGTTCAGCAATACGGTCTAGGCGGCCTACTCATTGCCACGATGATGGCAGGCGTTATCCTGGTCATATTAGGTATCACACGAATGGGGCAACTCATTCAGTTTGTCCCCTATCCCGTAGTGCTGGGCTTTACTGCGGGTATTGCGGTCGTGATTTCCGTCCTGCAGATACCTGACTTTTTAGGGCTTAACGTAGGCCAACTCAGCGAGCATTTTGTCGAAAACCTGGGACAGATCATTACCGCTCTTCCTGGTGTCAATCCCTATGAACTCGGGATAGGCGCATTTTCGCTAGCCGTCATGTTGCTATGGCCACGCCTGAACATCCCCATCCCTGCCCCATTGATTGGGCTGGTTGTCGGTGCTATCGCGGCTTATGGTGCCAATCAATGGCTGGGTGGCCCGAACTCTGACACGGTGGTACAGACGATAGCCTCGCGTTTCACATGGGAGGCAGATGGTGAGGTTGGCAACGGTATCCCGCCAATTGCCCCAACGATCATGGCACCCTGGTTACTACCCGGGGCAAATGGCCAGCCACTAGAGTTGAGCTTTGATCTGATACGCGCACTGCTGGGGCCGGCTTTTGCGATTGCCATTCTTGGCGCGATAGAGTCGCTACTGTGTTCTGTCGTATCAGATGGTTTGACAAAAACCAAACATGATCCGAATGCAGAACTCATCGGACAAGGGCTAGGAAACATCGTCGCCCCTATTTTCGGCGGTATCACTGCCACGGCAGCGATTGCACGCACCGCGACCAATATTCGCAGCGGGGCACGCTCTCCCATCGCCGCCGTCGTGCATGCGGGAGTGGTATTACTGGCAGTCATTGCCTTGGCGGGCTTGCTCGGACTGGTGCCCATGGCATCATTGGCGGCACTGTTATTCATCGTCGCCTGGAACATGAGCGAAGCGCGGCATTTCCTGAAAACGTTACGCTCAGCACCTGCTGGGGACGTGGCAATTCTGGTGACCTGCTTCGGCCTCACCGTGCTGTTTAACATGGTGTTGGCGGTCGCGGTGGGCATGGGGCTCGCAGCCGCGCTATTCATTCGACGCATGATTCTGCTAACACAAACGGAACGCATCGATCGCGACAATCATCCGGCCTTGCACACGCTGCCGAACAACGTTGCTGTCTACGCTATCAATGGGCCCCTATTCTTTGGAGTCGCCGAGAAAGCGCTACTGTCGTTGCATGTAGTGGACCCCAAGGTGACTATTGTCATTATCGATATGCAGGATGTACCGAGCATGGACGGAACGGCCATCGTGGCAATTCAGTCACTCATCGATAATATGGGCAGCAAGAACATTGCGCTTATTCTGGTGGGGCTAGCGCCTAGAATGATCGTCAAGCTACGCCGAGCCGGCATTCACAAGCGATTGGAGAGCCTGACGTACTGCCGTGATCTCGAGGCCGCAACAGCAGTTGCGATACGCTGGCAACGTTGA